The genomic DNA AAGGAGAAGCACCATGACCACTGCACCCGTCACTCTCGTCAACGTTCTGAAGGTCGAACCCGGCAAGCAGGAGCAGTTGATCGCGCTGTTGAAGCGCAACATCGACACCGTCATCCGCACGCTCGGCGGCTGGCGGACGAGCCGGCTGATTGCTGCCAGGGATGGCGCCAGCGTCATCATCTATTCGGAATGGGAGACGCCCGCGGCCGTCGAGGCGATGCGCGCCGATGTCAGGATGAAGGCCTATTTCCCACAGATCCTCGAACTGGCGAGCCTCGAATCGGTCATC from Ensifer adhaerens includes the following:
- a CDS encoding putative quinol monooxygenase, with product MTTAPVTLVNVLKVEPGKQEQLIALLKRNIDTVIRTLGGWRTSRLIAARDGASVIIYSEWETPAAVEAMRADVRMKAYFPQILELASLESVIGEVVLSDHS